The Onychomys torridus chromosome 4, mOncTor1.1, whole genome shotgun sequence genome includes a window with the following:
- the Ghrh gene encoding somatoliberin encodes MPLWVFFVILTLTSGSHCSPTPSLPFRMRRYADAIFTNSYRKVLGQLSARKLLQDIMIRQQGEGNQEQGTRVRLGRQVDSMWADHRQMALESLLAALLQRHRCPKGIALWVM; translated from the exons ATGCCACTCTGGGTGTTCTTTGTGATTCTCACCCTCACCAGTGGCTCCCACTGCTCACCGACCCCCTCACTGCCCTTCAG GATGCGGCGATACGCAGATGCCATCTTCACCAACAGCTACAGgaaagttctgggccagctgtCTGCCCGCAAACTGCTCCAGGACATCATGATCAGGCAGCAGGG GGAGGGGAACCAGGAACAAGGAACCAGGGTCCGGCTAGGCCGTCAGGTGGACAGCATGTGGGCAGACCACAGGCAGATGGCGCTGGAGAGCCTCTTGGCAGCCCTGCTGCAGAGGCACAG GTGTCCCAAAGGGATTGCATTGTGGGTGATGTGA